Proteins encoded together in one Amblyomma americanum isolate KBUSLIRL-KWMA chromosome 1, ASM5285725v1, whole genome shotgun sequence window:
- the LOC144113028 gene encoding zinc transporter ZIP13-like, which yields MPLAAQLLRLGVVAASGLDGVLCDHGRSVNTTVTGGLPLLRVWQLWGPASEPGPFVTAASDVVRTYQTWLFSIAAACVVGLSGVFPLLLVPVDTGVNLKQNRSGCRTLKLLLSFAVGGLLGDVFLHLLPEAWGRLHRGVCSHRSIY from the exons ATGCCTTTGGCCGCTCAGCTGCTACGGCTCGGCGTCGTGGCCGCCTCTGGCCTCGACGGAGTCCTGTGTGACCACGGACGATCGGTGAACACGACCGTCACTGGAGGACTGCCTCTGCTGCGGGTCTGGCAGCTGTGGGGCCCCGCTTCTGAACCCGGCCCGTTCGTAACGGCAGCCTCGGACGTCGTACGCACCTACCAAACGTGGCTCTTTTCCATAGCGGCAGCGTGCGTCGTCGGACTCAGCGGTGTGTTCCCGCTCCTGCTGGTTCCAGTGGACACTGGAGTCAACCTGAAGCAGAATCGCA GTGGCTGCAGGACACTAAAGCTACTGCTCAGCTTTGCTGTTGGGGGCCTCTTGGGTGATGTGTTTCTTCACCTTTTGCCAGAGGCTTGGGGACGCCTACATAGAGGTGTGTGCTCACACAGATCAATATATTAG